The sequence ACCCTGACCCGGCGGGAACGCGAGGTGGTCGCGCTCGCCGCCCGTGGCCTGTCCAACGACGAGATCGCCGCACGGATGGTGATCAGCGTCGCCACGGCGAAGACCCACATCAGTCGGGCGATGACCAAGCTGCGGGCCCGTGACCGGGCGCAGCTCGTGGTCCTCGCGTACGAGGCCGGCCTGGTGGTGCCCGGCGGCGGGTGAGGCCGGCGACACCCATTACCGGTTCATGACAATTCGTGGATCTCGTGCGGATATCCAGCTGGCAGCTTCTGGTGAGTGATCCAACAGCTGTCTCGCACCGAGTCCAGGCCCACCGTCGTGGAGTCCGACGCGACGCGCGTCCGATTCCGTCACCGGACCAGGAACACCCTCGCCGTGGGACGACCACAGCGAGCCGAGTGGGCGGATGCCGCGAAGGGCGTCTGCATCATCCTCGTCGTCCTGTGGCACGTCGTCGTGAAGGACTACCTCCAGATCGACTGGCACGTCGGCGTACCGGTGCCGGGCTTCTGGGGAACGCTGGGTGAGCAGTTCCTTCCGCTGCGGATGCCACTGTTCTTCACCATCTCGGGCGTCTTCGCGGCGAACGCCGCCCAGCGGCCGTGGCGGGTCGTCGCCCGCAGCCGGATCGCCGGGTTCCTCTACCTGTACGCCGTCTGGCTGCTGATCCACACAGTGGTCCTCGCCGCCGCGCCGGACCTGCCGACCGACCGTGCCACCTCGGCGCTCGGTCTGCTGGAGCAGTTCACCATCACGCCGTCCAACCTCTGGTACCTGTATGCCCTGGCGCTGTACTTCACGATCGCCAAGGTGACCCGTCGAGTGCCCGGGGCGCTGGTCCTGGTCCCCGCCGCAGCGCTCTCCGCCGTGGCCGCCGCCGGACTGCTCGACACCCCGGGCAACCGCGCCGGCCTCTACCAGAACCTGGTCTTCTTCCTCGCCGGCCTGCACCTGCGGCCGCAGATCCAGAGGTGGGCTGGCACCGCCACCCGCCGCCGGCTGTTGCTGACCTCGGGGGCCTACGTCCTGGCGCTCGTCGCGATGGCGGCGGCGGGCGCCCAGCAATGGTTCGGGGTATGGACGGCGGTCTCCTGCGTGGCAGTGATCTTCGGCATAACCGCCGCTGCCCGGCTGGCCCGGTGGTCGGCGCTCAGTAGGCCGCTGGCTAGGCTCGGCCGCATCACCCTGCCGATCTACGTCGTTCACATGCCGGTCCTGGCCCTGCTGCACCGGCTGTTGCTCGTACCGGTTTCCGGGCTGGGTGGGTCTGCTCAGGGCCTGATCGTGCTCGGTTATCCGATTCTGCTGAGCGGGCTGGTGATCGGGCTGAGCCTGGCCATCCACCGCGGGCTGCTGGCGGTGCACGCGGGCTGGCTGTTCGCGCTTCCCGGCCAGCGCCGGGTGGAGGTGGCCGGATGAGCGCCCTCGCCGAAGCCCTTGTCGACCTGGACGCGATCGTCAGCAACGTGCGGACGATCGCGTCGGTCACCGGCACCGGACTGATGGCAGTGGTGAAGGCCGACGGATTCGGCCACGGCGCGGTGCAGGTGGCCCGGTCCGCGCTGCGCGCCGGGGCCTCCTGGCTGGGGGTGACCTCCTCGGCCGAGGCGCTGACCCTCCGCGAGGCGGGTGTGACCGCGCCCACGTTGAGCTGGCTGCACGGCCCGGATGACGACTTCGGTATGTTGATCAAGGGAGACGTCGACGTCGGCGTGTCCACGACGACGCACCTGCACGCCGTCGCCGACGCGGCCCGTCTGCTCGGCGTACCGGCGATGGTGCAGCTCAAGGCGGATACCGGGTTGTCCCGCAACGGGGCCGCCGGGGACGACTGGCCCGAGTTGGTCGGTTGGGCCCGCAAGTACGAACGGGAGGGTGGGATCCGGGTGCGCGGGGTGTGGTCCCACCTCGCCGACGCCGACCTGCCGGGCGCCCCGGCACTCGGCCAGCAGGTGGCGATCTTCGAGGAGGCGCTGCGGACCGCGCGGTCGGCTGGTCTGGACCCCGACCTGGTCCACCTGGCCAACTCGGCGGCCGCGCTCTCCGCCCCACGGACCCGCTTCGACCTCTGCCGGATCGGGATCGCCCTCTACGGCGTGGACCCGTTCGGCGCGAGCGGTCCCGGCGAGTTCGGGCTGCACGCCGCGATGACCCTGCGAACGAGAGTCGTCAACGTCAAGCGGGTGCCGGCCGGCACTGGCGTCTCCTACGGCCCGGAGCACGTGACCGGCGCACCGACCACACTGGCGCTGCTGCCGCTCGGCTACGCCGACGGGCTGCCCCGGGCCACGGGCGGTCGCGCCTCGGTGTGGCTCGCCGGTCGCCGGTGCCCGATCGTCGGGCGCATCGCCATGGACCAGTGCGTGGTCGACGTCGGGGATCTTCCCGTGACGATCGGCGACCCGGTCGTGGTGTTCGGCCCCGGCGAGGGTGACCAGCGCCCTCCGACGGTCGTCGAGTGGGCCCGCTGGGCCGACACCAACCCACACGAGATCTTGACCGGCATCGGGGCCCGGGTGGCCCGCGAGCACCTCCACGGAAGGGCACGGAATTCATGACAACCCGACTGGCAGTGCTGTACGGCGGGCAGAGCGGCGAGCACGACGTGTCCTGCCGCTCGGCGGCGAGCATCCTCGCCCACCTGGACCGTGAGCGGTACCAGGTCACCGAGGTGCTCATCGACCGCGACGGCGGATGGCACGTCGGCGGTCGACCGACGCCCCTTCCTGCGGCGCTGCGGGTCCTGCGCGCCCAGGACGTGGTGTTCCCCGCCCTGCACGGCCCGTACGGGGAGGACGGCACCGTGTCGTCGCTACTGGAATGGCTCGGTGTGCCGTACGTCGGCAACGGCGTCTTCGCCAGCGCCGCCGGCATGGACAAGGGGGTCACCAAGCGGCTCCTCGCTGCGGACGGCCTGCGGGTCAGCCCGGGGGTGACCCTGCGTCCCGGTGAGGCCCTGTCGCCCGAGGACCAGCGTCGGCTGGAACTGCCGGTGTTCGTGAAGCCGGCCCGCGCCGGGTCGAGCCTGGGCGTGGTCAAGGTGGACGACTGGGCGGGGGTTCCCGCCGCGCTGGAGCAGGCCCGCCAGGTCGACCCGAAGGTGCTCATCGAGCAGGGGGCACGGGGACGCGAGATCGACGTGGCCGTCCTCCAGCACCCGGACGGCCGGGTGCAGGCCGGCCCGCCGCTGGAGATCCGGGTGACCGGCGCCGGCTTCTTCGACTACGACGCGAAGTACGACGGCGGGGCGATCTTCCAGATTCCCGCCCCGCTCGACGCGGCGACCACCGAGGTGCTCCAGGACCGCGCGGTCCGCGCCTTCCAGGCCCTCGACTGCCGCGGGCTGCTGCGGGTCGACTTCTTCCTGCCCACCGAGGGGTCGCCCGAGCCCATCGTGAACGAGGTCAACACGTTCCCCGGTTTCACCGCCGCGTCACAGTTCCCGCAGATCTGGCAGCAGGCCGGCATCGAGTTCGCCGCGCTGATCGACATCCTGATCGCCGGCGCGCTCGCCGACCAGGACCACGGCCACCCCAGCGGGTTGCCCCGGCCGGCCCGAGCGGTCGACCTGGTGTGAGGCAGTGGGCGGTGCCCGGTCACCTGATCGGGCACGCCCGAGGCCCTCGGGCGCCGTCGGACCCGACGATGGTGACGGTGGTGTTGGTGTTCGCCGCGCTGACCTGCGCCGCGGCGGCGACCGTCGTGCAGATGATCTGGTCGACCGCGTGCGCTGACAACGCCCGCGCGGCGATGTTCGCCCGCACCGTGAGGTCACCGGACTGATCGGCTCCCGCCGTCACCGTCACCGGGTCGAGCCCGGCCGGGACGTCGCTGGTGAATCCCTGCGCGCGTTCGTTCTCCTGCGGTCCGGCCGCGAGCAGCGAGAGCGCGGCGGCGGGCGACGGGTCCGTGTTGACCGAGCGGAGGACCAGCACCAGTTCGCCCTGCGCGAGCAGGTAGAGCCAGGTCCCCTGGGCGGGGCCGCTGATCGACGGGCGACCGGTGATGACCGCGCTGGGTCGTACCCCACAGCCCGCCGCGAGCAGCGTCAGAAGCAGTCCGCCGGCGAGCAGCGCGCGGCCCGTT comes from Micromonospora vinacea and encodes:
- a CDS encoding acyltransferase, which translates into the protein MGRPQRAEWADAAKGVCIILVVLWHVVVKDYLQIDWHVGVPVPGFWGTLGEQFLPLRMPLFFTISGVFAANAAQRPWRVVARSRIAGFLYLYAVWLLIHTVVLAAAPDLPTDRATSALGLLEQFTITPSNLWYLYALALYFTIAKVTRRVPGALVLVPAAALSAVAAAGLLDTPGNRAGLYQNLVFFLAGLHLRPQIQRWAGTATRRRLLLTSGAYVLALVAMAAAGAQQWFGVWTAVSCVAVIFGITAAARLARWSALSRPLARLGRITLPIYVVHMPVLALLHRLLLVPVSGLGGSAQGLIVLGYPILLSGLVIGLSLAIHRGLLAVHAGWLFALPGQRRVEVAG
- the alr gene encoding alanine racemase translates to MSALAEALVDLDAIVSNVRTIASVTGTGLMAVVKADGFGHGAVQVARSALRAGASWLGVTSSAEALTLREAGVTAPTLSWLHGPDDDFGMLIKGDVDVGVSTTTHLHAVADAARLLGVPAMVQLKADTGLSRNGAAGDDWPELVGWARKYEREGGIRVRGVWSHLADADLPGAPALGQQVAIFEEALRTARSAGLDPDLVHLANSAAALSAPRTRFDLCRIGIALYGVDPFGASGPGEFGLHAAMTLRTRVVNVKRVPAGTGVSYGPEHVTGAPTTLALLPLGYADGLPRATGGRASVWLAGRRCPIVGRIAMDQCVVDVGDLPVTIGDPVVVFGPGEGDQRPPTVVEWARWADTNPHEILTGIGARVAREHLHGRARNS
- a CDS encoding D-alanine--D-alanine ligase family protein, yielding MTTRLAVLYGGQSGEHDVSCRSAASILAHLDRERYQVTEVLIDRDGGWHVGGRPTPLPAALRVLRAQDVVFPALHGPYGEDGTVSSLLEWLGVPYVGNGVFASAAGMDKGVTKRLLAADGLRVSPGVTLRPGEALSPEDQRRLELPVFVKPARAGSSLGVVKVDDWAGVPAALEQARQVDPKVLIEQGARGREIDVAVLQHPDGRVQAGPPLEIRVTGAGFFDYDAKYDGGAIFQIPAPLDAATTEVLQDRAVRAFQALDCRGLLRVDFFLPTEGSPEPIVNEVNTFPGFTAASQFPQIWQQAGIEFAALIDILIAGALADQDHGHPSGLPRPARAVDLV